One region of bacterium genomic DNA includes:
- a CDS encoding matrixin family metalloprotease: MGRHFLAILFCLSLAACGGWDAYLREPNVYEALFPPYRISFATVIDEQQGDFGSLALAVEAWNDVAPGLLTIVDDVTAPFLIYVGPYDDLLEKDARAGALRIEEGQICAVFIRSENATDVPLLTHEIGHCLGFDHTANSASIMYKSPQHYSAMTFDIAETLDELILAGEGMAPAEGP, encoded by the coding sequence ATGGGCCGCCACTTTCTCGCCATCTTGTTTTGCCTGAGCCTCGCCGCTTGCGGCGGTTGGGATGCCTACCTCCGGGAGCCCAATGTCTACGAAGCCCTCTTTCCTCCTTATCGCATCTCCTTTGCCACTGTGATCGACGAGCAGCAGGGCGACTTCGGCAGCTTGGCCTTGGCGGTCGAGGCCTGGAATGACGTCGCTCCCGGCCTCCTGACCATCGTCGACGACGTCACCGCGCCTTTTCTCATCTATGTCGGACCTTATGACGATTTATTGGAGAAGGATGCTAGGGCCGGCGCCCTACGGATCGAAGAGGGGCAAATTTGCGCGGTCTTCATCCGCTCCGAGAACGCGACCGACGTGCCGCTGCTGACCCACGAGATCGGCCACTGCCTCGGCTTCGACCACACCGCCAACTCGGCCTCGATCATGTATAAGTCGCCGCAGCATTATTCGGCGATGACCTTCGATATCGCCGAGACGCTGGACGAGCTGATTTTGGCGGGCGAGGGGATGGCACCGGCGGAGGGTCCATAA